In Pajaroellobacter abortibovis, the following are encoded in one genomic region:
- a CDS encoding type IV pilus modification PilV family protein, protein MQGKGGFSLLEVMVAISILALVLTVITTAQIGVSGSNRNATNLGVAITLGRCKMTEVEEKLLKFGYPELDQNEKDEKCCKESEQVGFVCDTKIERVELPSLPSSSSNEDGGLSLSSLTGLIEGGTSLPPKRGDGLTSLAEPIKQQFGGAAGIEEILSMMMKMVYPSYKPMFEASIRRVSVTVRWKEGVMQRDFQIAQYVTNPAQGGFFSNPLPIQDSPFTPSTQQSSTSSTFSQ, encoded by the coding sequence ATGCAGGGAAAAGGTGGTTTTTCGCTTCTTGAGGTGATGGTTGCAATCTCCATTCTAGCTCTCGTTTTGACAGTGATCACAACTGCACAGATAGGGGTCAGCGGAAGCAATCGCAACGCTACCAATCTTGGTGTTGCGATTACTTTAGGGCGCTGCAAGATGACTGAAGTGGAAGAGAAGCTCCTTAAATTCGGTTACCCTGAGCTTGATCAAAATGAAAAAGATGAAAAATGCTGCAAAGAATCAGAACAGGTGGGCTTCGTCTGCGATACCAAGATAGAAAGGGTGGAGCTCCCTTCACTCCCTTCCTCTTCTTCCAATGAAGATGGAGGGCTTTCTCTTTCTTCTCTCACTGGACTCATAGAAGGGGGGACCTCGTTACCTCCAAAAAGAGGAGATGGGCTTACTTCCCTTGCAGAACCTATTAAACAGCAGTTTGGAGGAGCTGCTGGCATTGAGGAGATTTTAAGTATGATGATGAAAATGGTCTATCCATCCTATAAGCCCATGTTTGAAGCCTCTATTCGGCGTGTTTCAGTCACGGTGCGATGGAAAGAAGGGGTTATGCAGAGGGATTTTCAGATTGCCCAATATGTGACCAATCCAGCCCAAGGAGGATTTTTCTCGAACCCGTTACCTATTCAGGATAGCCCTTTTACTCCTTCCACCCAACAAAGCAGTACTTCTTCTACGTTTTCCCAATAA
- a CDS encoding type II secretion system F family protein, protein MAVFEYRGILSATGKQVRGVRDSDHIRSLRAILKREGVLLTSAYETASGQKTLKQRAEIRSFFGRVGSKDITILTQQLATLTNASIPLVECITALTEQTEKIELKGILSQIRDQLNEGSSFAKSLEPHKKLFSPLYINMVAAGEASGSLEQVLERLADYMESQGRLRSKVKAALAYPILMLVIGVLLITTMMIVVIPKVTSIFASMDRDLPWYTSLLIAVSKTLASSEAVGFVLALIAVVLIGSSKSSHVFSLTKPKSLWISASLSIGVLLVIGFCVDSIVSYGSGIVVGLLIGLGVVRLLAYVKTASGRLWKDSFILRLPIFGNLVRMIAIARFSRTLATLLKSGIPLLKSMDIVKNILDNAKLEKVVQETTNAIREGESIAAPLKRSEDFPPVLVHMIAVGEKSGQLEQMLENAARSYNHQVEIQIQTLTSLLEPFMIVVMGGAVGFLAFSILMPLIQMNEF, encoded by the coding sequence ATGGCTGTTTTTGAGTATCGTGGCATTTTAAGCGCAACCGGAAAACAGGTGCGGGGGGTTCGTGATTCTGATCACATCAGGAGTTTGCGGGCCATTTTAAAGCGGGAGGGGGTTCTTCTTACCAGCGCATATGAAACGGCTTCTGGTCAAAAAACGCTTAAGCAGAGGGCTGAAATCCGTTCTTTTTTTGGCCGTGTGGGGAGTAAGGACATCACCATCCTGACCCAACAATTGGCTACCCTGACCAATGCTTCTATTCCTTTGGTTGAATGCATTACCGCTTTGACAGAACAGACAGAAAAGATTGAATTAAAAGGAATATTATCGCAGATACGCGATCAACTTAACGAGGGGAGTTCATTCGCTAAATCCCTCGAGCCTCACAAAAAGCTATTCTCTCCCCTGTACATTAACATGGTAGCAGCAGGGGAAGCCTCTGGGAGCCTTGAACAGGTCCTGGAAAGACTAGCAGACTATATGGAATCTCAAGGTCGGTTGCGGAGCAAAGTGAAGGCAGCCTTGGCTTACCCTATTCTTATGCTTGTGATTGGAGTCCTTCTCATCACCACGATGATGATTGTGGTGATCCCTAAAGTGACCAGTATCTTTGCAAGCATGGATCGCGATCTTCCTTGGTATACTTCGTTATTGATTGCCGTTTCCAAAACATTAGCTTCAAGTGAGGCAGTCGGATTTGTTCTTGCTTTGATTGCGGTTGTTTTAATAGGCAGCAGTAAGAGTTCTCATGTATTCTCCCTAACCAAGCCCAAAAGCTTATGGATAAGCGCGAGTTTATCAATTGGTGTGCTTTTGGTGATTGGTTTCTGCGTGGATTCTATCGTTTCTTATGGCAGCGGTATTGTGGTGGGTCTGCTCATCGGTTTAGGGGTGGTCCGCCTATTGGCCTATGTCAAAACAGCTTCCGGACGCCTGTGGAAAGACAGCTTCATTTTGCGCTTACCTATTTTTGGGAATCTGGTGCGAATGATCGCAATTGCTCGATTTTCTCGAACCTTAGCTACTCTCCTTAAGAGCGGTATCCCCCTCCTTAAATCGATGGATATTGTGAAAAATATTCTCGACAACGCAAAACTTGAAAAAGTGGTTCAGGAGACCACCAATGCAATTCGAGAAGGGGAGTCGATTGCAGCCCCTCTGAAAAGAAGTGAGGATTTTCCTCCTGTTTTAGTCCATATGATTGCTGTTGGTGAGAAAAGCGGTCAACTGGAGCAAATGTTAGAAAATGCAGCGCGATCCTACAATCATCAAGTGGAAATTCAGATCCAAACGCTCACCTCTCTTCTAGAACCTTTTATGATTGTGGTTATGGGAGGAGCTGTAGGATTTCTCGCATTTTCTATCTTGATGCCGCTCATTCAGATGAACGAATTTTAA
- a CDS encoding GspE/PulE family protein, translated as MEPQRFLGEIFVRRGLIPEDRLKPLLDIQQEKNTDLTDLIVHMNLAGEEKIAWAIATELGLPYLEQLDPEQVVTSLTTCVPITFSKNHKLLVVGETGSSIQVVCADPLDVMAIDSLRLLFHKSIEILVASSQNIINAINRVYERRVGESQLETDESMQDEEGIDDILDSDDEAPVIRWVNSLFLQAMKERASDIHIEPEEKEVIVRYRIDGELYIARRAPRAFLHSIISRIKIESALNIAEKRLPQDGRVTKKIAGKSFDIRVSTIPTSRGYERITMRLLNKSSVLLDLTDLGFSPRDYALIDQLIRRPDGIILVTGPTGSGKTTTLYACINRINQPNVNILTAEDPVEYEIPGIHQVHVQPKIGLTFASALRSFLRQDPDVVMVGEIRDKETVEIAINASLTGHLVLSTIHTNDAAGAITRMIDMGVESFLLRSSVIGILAQRLIRVLCEHCKQSRPIEAFELEELGLSPDRVALRQLRNKKGGSRYYPKEMTEPDILDLDSQARPLIYEPKGCSRCGNTGFLGRRGIYEILMMDDVVGPLVLSKADSSAIKRTAWEQGMDTLREDGARKVLAGLTSVEEVLAATQEDVEAEHIPTSVSQVS; from the coding sequence ATGGAACCGCAAAGGTTTTTAGGTGAGATTTTTGTCCGACGGGGTTTGATCCCAGAAGATCGGCTGAAGCCTCTACTGGATATTCAACAAGAAAAGAACACGGATCTGACGGATCTGATCGTCCATATGAATCTAGCAGGAGAAGAGAAGATCGCTTGGGCGATTGCTACAGAATTAGGGCTGCCTTATCTTGAACAGCTCGATCCAGAGCAGGTAGTTACTTCACTTACTACCTGCGTCCCCATTACCTTTTCTAAGAATCACAAGTTGCTCGTCGTAGGAGAAACAGGCTCTTCCATTCAAGTTGTGTGTGCGGATCCTTTGGATGTCATGGCGATCGACAGCTTACGTTTGCTGTTCCACAAATCGATTGAGATTCTTGTAGCGAGCTCTCAAAATATTATCAATGCGATTAACCGAGTCTATGAACGCAGAGTAGGGGAGAGCCAGCTCGAAACCGATGAGTCCATGCAAGATGAAGAGGGGATAGATGATATCCTTGATTCAGATGATGAAGCTCCTGTGATCCGATGGGTTAACTCGCTTTTTCTTCAGGCGATGAAAGAAAGAGCAAGCGATATTCACATCGAGCCCGAGGAAAAAGAGGTGATTGTTCGATATCGGATCGATGGGGAGCTATATATCGCACGTAGGGCACCCCGCGCTTTTCTTCATAGTATTATTTCGCGTATTAAGATTGAAAGCGCTCTCAATATTGCTGAAAAAAGACTTCCTCAGGATGGACGTGTCACCAAAAAAATTGCTGGAAAGAGCTTTGATATAAGAGTGAGTACCATCCCTACAAGCCGTGGGTATGAACGCATCACCATGCGTTTATTGAATAAATCCAGTGTCTTGTTGGACCTCACTGATTTGGGATTCAGCCCGCGTGATTACGCTTTGATCGATCAATTAATTCGAAGGCCTGATGGCATTATTTTGGTGACAGGGCCTACTGGTTCTGGAAAAACAACTACCCTCTACGCGTGCATCAACCGTATCAATCAGCCGAATGTGAATATCCTCACAGCAGAGGATCCAGTGGAGTATGAAATCCCAGGAATTCACCAGGTGCATGTCCAACCTAAAATTGGTCTTACATTTGCCAGTGCGCTCCGTTCCTTTCTTCGACAAGATCCTGACGTTGTTATGGTTGGAGAAATTCGAGACAAAGAAACTGTAGAGATCGCTATTAACGCATCGCTCACAGGGCATTTGGTTTTGTCTACAATTCACACCAACGATGCAGCAGGAGCAATTACTCGCATGATCGACATGGGGGTGGAGTCGTTTCTTCTCCGATCCAGTGTGATAGGAATTCTCGCTCAGCGATTAATCCGAGTGCTTTGCGAGCATTGTAAGCAGTCGAGGCCGATTGAAGCCTTTGAGCTGGAGGAGCTTGGTTTGTCTCCTGACCGTGTTGCTTTGAGACAATTGAGAAATAAGAAAGGGGGCTCTCGTTATTACCCCAAGGAAATGACTGAACCCGATATTCTTGATCTCGATTCCCAAGCACGTCCTCTTATCTACGAGCCAAAAGGATGCTCTCGATGTGGTAATACAGGGTTTTTGGGCCGACGTGGAATCTACGAGATCTTGATGATGGATGATGTAGTCGGTCCCCTTGTTCTCTCGAAGGCAGATTCTTCCGCAATTAAGCGCACTGCTTGGGAGCAGGGGATGGATACATTGAGAGAAGATGGTGCGCGTAAGGTTCTTGCTGGTCTCACTTCTGTAGAGGAAGTTTTAGCAGCGACTCAAGAGGATGTGGAAGCGGAGCATATTCCCACTTCAGTTTCTCAGGTGAGCTAG
- the gspN gene encoding type II secretion system protein GspN gives MKFKKAVVGYAYVFFYLFCLLIFSVLIFPYARLKQKLELLLQNKIVDASSSPSPPDVHVEIGNMRSYWLSGWRWEDINIRSTPLDSKEEPWEITIAKATLRLSLFPLLWGQRKIDAVVHIAVGSIETEWITASNWQRVVVEVSEFELSHGGFLKSLLGLPIEGKIAGRVDLKIPQNDVKKAEGEIAFEASEIIVGDGRAKIKDTLALPPIKLGSFKLNAETKEGVVKLLKLNTSGNDVDLQAEGRLYLQDPFLKSTLDLQVRFRVNDIYKKKSEIAQSLFGAPNSSIPALFDLVDPKVKQAKRADGFYSWHVRGPFKQVDVQPIRASSASGLR, from the coding sequence ATGAAATTCAAAAAAGCGGTTGTGGGGTACGCGTATGTCTTCTTTTATTTGTTCTGTCTACTTATTTTTTCAGTATTGATATTCCCTTATGCTCGATTGAAACAAAAGCTTGAACTTCTCCTTCAAAATAAAATTGTAGATGCGAGTTCTTCACCTTCCCCTCCAGACGTTCACGTAGAAATAGGGAATATGAGGTCTTATTGGCTATCGGGATGGCGGTGGGAAGATATTAATATTCGTTCGACTCCTCTCGACTCAAAAGAAGAACCCTGGGAGATCACCATTGCAAAAGCGACTCTTCGCCTTTCACTTTTCCCGCTTCTATGGGGGCAAAGAAAAATTGATGCAGTTGTTCATATCGCTGTAGGCTCGATTGAAACAGAATGGATAACTGCATCGAACTGGCAGCGCGTTGTTGTTGAAGTGAGTGAATTTGAATTGTCTCATGGCGGCTTTCTTAAATCTTTGTTAGGTCTTCCTATTGAAGGGAAAATAGCAGGTCGGGTGGATCTGAAAATTCCACAAAATGATGTTAAAAAGGCGGAAGGAGAGATTGCTTTCGAAGCTTCTGAGATTATCGTCGGAGATGGACGAGCAAAGATCAAGGACACACTCGCGCTTCCCCCTATAAAATTAGGTTCGTTTAAACTAAATGCAGAAACGAAAGAAGGGGTAGTCAAGCTATTAAAGTTGAATACAAGCGGTAATGATGTGGACTTACAAGCAGAAGGTCGTCTTTATTTGCAGGATCCTTTTCTTAAATCCACGTTGGATTTACAAGTTCGTTTCCGAGTCAATGATATTTACAAGAAAAAAAGTGAAATCGCTCAAAGTCTCTTCGGAGCCCCTAATTCTTCCATCCCGGCTCTTTTTGATCTCGTTGATCCTAAGGTTAAGCAAGCAAAAAGAGCAGATGGATTCTATAGCTGGCATGTGAGAGGCCCTTTTAAACAAGTCGATGTACAACCAATTCGTGCCTCCTCCGCTTCAGGATTACGATGA
- the pilM gene encoding pilus assembly protein PilM, producing the protein MATWLGIDIQKRTVKATVVRSRYRKLSLEALAIEQIEPPSSSISSNNSQRMSTRHFLPLTNSSFSKTLGETIKRAIASLLLSSDVLQQDGIAIALHGSQTAIRNIVFPLQTKRRLKEILPFELEGELPFDLSEAVFDYRILDQRKDPSSLSLIVGIARIEIVKRWIEMVQQAIAVEPHVVGVGAFPLVHLSPFISKQSQEEPIAFLDLRQEDSDLLILVNNKPVFARTLSSGTNHLLDGSTLLTHDFSLSMAGYQAAGGVLPAQLILCGDAIHSLDQLSEQFKIPTEIFSLSNSEKGERLLLNETINPGDLPKFAKAIGLALSLRTNSQALNLRQGSLAYERKFEWLKTQIPVLVTMGLIVWLHLLFSLGAHMYVASKEEKRLVDSLSAVTREVLGEETQDAVQANELLSSLMNIQDQDPMPHADAFDVMVRLAEVVPPSMVHNIEELDVQKGRVVVHGIVSSIPEAQAIASSLSKLACFSDVKIASTHQAIGSERQKYTLEFEIKCPIDVKSKKKEGIMTASLTHVSSKKGEK; encoded by the coding sequence ATGGCAACCTGGTTAGGTATTGATATTCAAAAGAGAACTGTTAAAGCAACTGTTGTGCGCTCCAGGTACCGAAAGCTATCTCTTGAAGCGTTGGCTATCGAACAGATAGAGCCACCCTCTTCATCGATCAGCTCAAACAATTCTCAACGAATGAGCACAAGACATTTTCTTCCTCTGACCAATTCTTCATTTTCGAAGACGTTAGGGGAGACGATTAAAAGAGCGATCGCTTCTCTTCTATTGAGTTCGGATGTTTTACAGCAGGATGGAATTGCGATTGCTCTTCACGGTAGCCAGACTGCTATCCGCAACATTGTCTTTCCACTCCAGACTAAACGCCGACTCAAAGAAATATTGCCTTTTGAATTAGAAGGAGAACTCCCTTTTGATTTATCAGAAGCGGTCTTTGATTACCGCATCCTTGATCAACGGAAGGACCCTTCTTCACTTTCTCTTATCGTTGGAATCGCTCGCATTGAAATCGTCAAGCGATGGATTGAAATGGTGCAGCAGGCCATTGCTGTTGAACCTCATGTGGTTGGTGTTGGAGCGTTTCCTCTAGTACACTTATCTCCTTTTATTTCAAAACAATCTCAAGAAGAGCCAATTGCCTTTTTAGACCTGCGCCAAGAAGATTCGGATTTACTGATTCTCGTTAATAATAAACCTGTATTTGCGCGAACACTCTCCTCCGGAACCAACCATCTTTTGGATGGAAGCACTCTTCTCACTCACGATTTTTCTCTATCCATGGCTGGTTATCAAGCTGCTGGAGGGGTGCTGCCGGCCCAATTAATCCTCTGCGGGGATGCTATCCATTCGCTCGATCAGCTGTCCGAACAATTTAAAATACCTACTGAAATTTTCAGTTTATCCAATTCAGAAAAAGGGGAACGGCTTCTCTTGAATGAGACAATCAACCCAGGAGATTTGCCAAAATTTGCTAAAGCGATTGGACTAGCGCTTAGTCTAAGAACAAATTCTCAAGCATTAAATTTAAGGCAAGGAAGCTTGGCTTACGAGCGAAAATTTGAATGGCTCAAAACGCAAATTCCTGTATTGGTAACGATGGGATTGATCGTATGGCTTCACCTCCTGTTCTCTCTAGGAGCACACATGTATGTCGCTTCTAAGGAAGAAAAAAGGTTAGTTGATAGCCTATCTGCAGTAACGCGGGAGGTACTAGGGGAGGAGACGCAAGATGCTGTCCAGGCGAATGAGCTCCTTTCCTCCTTGATGAATATTCAGGATCAAGATCCGATGCCTCATGCAGATGCGTTTGATGTAATGGTACGACTTGCTGAGGTAGTCCCTCCTTCCATGGTTCATAATATTGAAGAGTTGGATGTGCAGAAAGGTCGAGTCGTTGTTCATGGAATTGTCAGTTCTATTCCTGAAGCGCAAGCGATTGCTAGTTCTTTAAGCAAGTTGGCCTGCTTTTCAGACGTAAAGATCGCTAGCACCCATCAGGCAATAGGGAGTGAGCGTCAAAAATACACACTGGAATTTGAAATTAAGTGTCCTATCGATGTAAAAAGTAAAAAGAAAGAAGGGATTATGACTGCATCATTAACACATGTTTCCTCTAAAAAAGGAGAAAAGTGA
- a CDS encoding type II secretion system protein has product MKTNVFKRLYLERGVTLIEVLIVVTILALISGIAMVTLFPRLKEGQIKTTKTSAFAIRQAALQWRAEHPEECPTPQRLVQDKVLDSASKITDAWDMPYKIICEDEEIIVVSFGTDKKEGTADDIRIPTAVPAKQ; this is encoded by the coding sequence ATGAAAACAAATGTATTCAAACGACTCTACCTCGAGCGAGGGGTAACTCTTATCGAGGTTCTCATTGTGGTTACAATTTTAGCTTTGATCTCGGGAATTGCAATGGTAACGCTATTCCCTCGTTTAAAGGAAGGTCAAATTAAGACCACAAAGACAAGTGCCTTTGCAATAAGGCAAGCCGCACTTCAGTGGCGAGCTGAGCATCCAGAAGAGTGTCCAACCCCTCAACGTCTCGTTCAGGATAAAGTTCTTGATTCGGCTTCGAAGATTACAGATGCTTGGGATATGCCTTATAAAATTATTTGTGAAGATGAAGAGATCATTGTTGTCAGCTTCGGAACCGATAAAAAAGAAGGAACTGCAGACGATATCCGTATTCCTACCGCTGTTCCTGCTAAGCAGTAA
- a CDS encoding type II secretion system protein GspJ has translation MSKRTNPRQREYGMTLLEIMISLAIFTMIALLTYGSFNALSRSYQIEITRGDRSREARRAILRIVRELSSAFLSTHQPMNAALVTRVTAFIGENGGNFDRVDFTAFVHRHIERDAKESDQAEVGYFVRPNPNHPGQFDLVRREQTPIDTEPKHGGILDIMVENVELFNIRYFDPSTGNWLDSWDSRQATGQLNRLPFEVQVTLVLKGVHQGSPSTYMTKTLIPIQQPLRLSSSP, from the coding sequence ATGAGCAAGCGAACCAACCCTAGGCAGAGGGAATACGGAATGACTTTGCTTGAGATTATGATTTCACTCGCTATCTTTACGATGATAGCGCTTTTAACGTACGGCTCTTTTAATGCTCTGAGTCGGAGCTACCAAATCGAAATAACGCGGGGAGATCGATCCAGAGAAGCTCGCCGGGCCATCCTACGCATTGTACGGGAACTTTCAAGCGCATTTCTGTCCACTCACCAGCCTATGAATGCGGCTCTTGTCACTCGAGTGACAGCGTTCATTGGAGAAAATGGAGGAAATTTTGATAGGGTTGACTTTACGGCGTTCGTTCATCGTCATATAGAACGCGATGCAAAAGAGTCAGATCAAGCTGAAGTGGGATATTTCGTAAGACCAAACCCTAATCATCCTGGACAATTTGATTTGGTGCGAAGGGAGCAAACCCCTATCGACACAGAGCCAAAGCATGGTGGTATTCTCGATATTATGGTAGAAAATGTTGAGCTTTTTAATATCCGTTACTTTGATCCTTCCACGGGGAACTGGCTGGATTCATGGGATTCTCGTCAAGCTACAGGTCAATTGAATCGGCTCCCGTTTGAAGTTCAAGTGACACTAGTCTTGAAAGGAGTTCACCAAGGTTCTCCTTCTACATATATGACTAAGACGTTGATCCCTATTCAACAACCGCTGAGGCTAAGTTCAAGTCCGTGA
- a CDS encoding pilus assembly FimT family protein, translating to MTLVEILIAILLVVFISASAMIGLGQLNTTRLHKSATMLRGGIRVAFTRAMTDAKSVRMVFDLDTHTAWLEEGGGRMLVQMHDKTGTGGADPVTEIEKEAVKEGEKILKGAHNTISFHPIKDLGFEDPETGEGVKHLEKGIKFRSVHIQHEVTPKTQGRAYLYFWPEGMTEEASIQLMSLDAKDSSSTLTLLVSALTGRVVLEKGAIDLKLLVEEDSTGFSFSD from the coding sequence ATGACTCTTGTTGAAATCCTCATCGCAATACTTCTGGTTGTTTTTATTTCAGCTAGTGCGATGATTGGGTTGGGTCAGCTGAACACAACCCGTCTCCATAAGAGTGCCACCATGTTAAGAGGAGGCATTCGAGTTGCGTTCACCAGAGCAATGACAGACGCGAAAAGCGTTCGTATGGTCTTTGACCTCGATACGCATACTGCATGGCTGGAGGAGGGGGGGGGACGCATGCTGGTTCAAATGCACGATAAGACAGGCACAGGAGGTGCCGATCCGGTTACAGAGATTGAAAAAGAAGCGGTCAAAGAAGGTGAAAAGATATTAAAAGGAGCTCACAACACGATTTCTTTTCATCCAATCAAAGATCTTGGATTTGAAGATCCAGAAACAGGTGAAGGGGTTAAACATTTAGAAAAAGGGATTAAATTTCGCTCTGTTCATATACAACATGAAGTTACACCTAAGACGCAAGGGAGAGCCTATCTCTATTTTTGGCCTGAAGGGATGACGGAGGAAGCTAGCATTCAACTCATGAGTTTGGATGCAAAAGATTCATCGAGTACACTCACGCTCTTAGTGTCCGCTCTTACAGGCAGAGTCGTTCTTGAAAAGGGTGCGATCGACCTCAAGCTGCTCGTTGAGGAAGACTCTACGGGTTTCTCTTTTTCCGACTGA
- a CDS encoding general secretion pathway protein GspK, translated as MVLAMISVLTVMLTEIQDEVSTEMAGAMGDRDSVQAEYLARSAINLARLLVASEPTVRQSVAPLFLFLRQTPPQIPVWEFADYLLGMFSDSQGGSSFTRVTGADLSSGKNLKLGNGYFEISVVDEDRMINVNSGASNDIAHLRLARQLMGLMAPPQYNSLFEQVDEQGEVHDRLRICQAIIDWADEDERAFSCDFLNNNRSSGVEDNHYYELLPKPYRAKNSSYDSLEELRMVRGIGDEFWSTFIDPDPAQPSKRNITVWGQGTINVNTASPQTLLALLCSGSPQADICLDANQSQLFIMAMTMARGLSMGAPLFGKAEDFMESMKGRGAMGPIMERLGLKPIRFLAENDFKLSIGTESKVFSIYAIGIVKRHKREVRTSIHAVVDFRSALSLLKPTNHTTNSARESEDNSNQRANETKTDSYSPLLPTTAGNFIYYRIH; from the coding sequence ATGGTATTGGCCATGATTTCTGTTTTGACAGTGATGCTGACAGAAATTCAAGATGAAGTCAGTACAGAAATGGCTGGTGCGATGGGTGATCGAGATAGCGTGCAAGCTGAATACCTAGCGCGAAGTGCCATTAATTTAGCTCGACTTTTGGTTGCAAGTGAGCCCACAGTGAGACAGTCTGTTGCCCCTCTCTTTTTGTTTTTACGGCAAACCCCCCCTCAAATTCCAGTTTGGGAATTCGCAGACTACTTGCTGGGAATGTTCAGCGATAGTCAAGGGGGCTCTTCTTTCACTCGAGTCACAGGGGCAGATCTTTCTAGTGGAAAGAATCTTAAGTTAGGGAACGGCTACTTTGAAATTTCTGTAGTCGATGAAGATCGGATGATCAATGTGAACTCCGGAGCTTCCAATGACATCGCTCATCTACGTCTTGCACGTCAACTGATGGGCCTTATGGCCCCTCCTCAGTATAATTCTCTTTTCGAGCAAGTAGACGAGCAGGGTGAAGTGCATGATCGCTTGCGCATTTGCCAAGCGATTATCGATTGGGCAGATGAAGACGAGCGTGCTTTTTCTTGCGACTTTCTTAACAACAATCGATCAAGCGGTGTGGAAGATAATCATTATTATGAGCTTCTTCCTAAGCCCTATCGGGCTAAAAACTCCTCTTATGATTCTCTAGAAGAGCTTCGTATGGTACGCGGTATTGGAGATGAGTTTTGGTCTACTTTTATTGATCCCGATCCTGCACAGCCCAGTAAGCGCAACATAACCGTATGGGGTCAAGGAACCATCAATGTGAATACGGCAAGCCCTCAGACACTCCTTGCGCTTTTATGTTCAGGCTCACCCCAAGCAGATATATGTTTAGATGCCAATCAATCACAACTTTTCATCATGGCTATGACCATGGCACGAGGGCTCAGCATGGGAGCCCCTCTTTTTGGAAAAGCTGAAGACTTTATGGAGTCAATGAAAGGGAGGGGAGCGATGGGCCCAATCATGGAGCGTCTGGGATTAAAGCCAATTAGGTTCCTAGCGGAAAACGATTTTAAATTATCGATAGGTACAGAGAGCAAAGTATTCTCCATTTATGCTATAGGGATTGTAAAGAGGCACAAACGAGAAGTTCGTACTTCTATCCATGCGGTAGTCGATTTTCGTTCTGCCCTCTCTTTATTGAAACCCACAAATCACACAACTAACTCTGCAAGGGAGAGCGAAGATAATTCTAATCAACGAGCAAATGAAACAAAAACGGATTCTTACTCTCCATTACTCCCGACTACAGCAGGGAATTTTATTTACTACCGGATTCATTAA